One genomic window of Pseudomonadota bacterium includes the following:
- a CDS encoding HAD-IIIA family hydrolase: protein MPSSGSTASSKAVFLDRDGVLVEDAGSPWPNRDLRLLPGAARALAKLKAAGYRLVVVSNQTLVARGLLDEVGVTRRQARLERTIRACGGPELDGFYFCPHHPAASIPSYRRDCNCRKPAPGLLERAAQELGIDCRRSVMVGDRPSDVVAGRRMGCHTIQVQTGRHNDPLIEVTGGFCAVDPNHVCKDLAQAATLILEMQP, encoded by the coding sequence GTGCCCTCCTCAGGATCAACGGCATCGAGCAAGGCAGTATTTCTGGATCGGGATGGCGTGCTGGTGGAAGATGCCGGGTCTCCGTGGCCCAATCGCGATCTTCGCCTGCTTCCGGGCGCCGCGCGGGCCTTGGCCAAGCTCAAGGCAGCCGGCTATCGCTTGGTGGTCGTGAGCAACCAGACGCTGGTAGCGCGCGGACTGCTCGACGAGGTGGGGGTCACCAGGCGACAGGCCCGGCTTGAGCGAACGATACGTGCCTGCGGGGGGCCGGAGCTCGATGGTTTCTATTTCTGTCCACATCACCCCGCAGCGTCGATCCCCAGCTATCGTCGCGACTGCAATTGCCGTAAACCCGCACCCGGCCTGCTCGAGCGTGCCGCGCAAGAGCTCGGCATAGACTGCCGGCGCAGCGTGATGGTGGGCGACCGTCCGAGCGACGTAGTGGCCGGACGGCGGATGGGCTGCCACACGATCCAGGTACAGACAGGTCGCCACAACGATCCCTTGATCGAGGTTACCGGCGGCTTTTGCGCCGTGGATCCAAACCATGTCTGCAAGGATCTCGCGCAGGCTGCGACATTGATCCTCGAGATGCAGCCATGA
- a CDS encoding PfkB family carbohydrate kinase, protein MSQQPQVLPFRALAREVSRLKRQGRRVGLVHSLFDGKQSVDRRFLFALGWSSEIVVATVPEDRAIDRREPGCLCELERLQYALATEGIDFIGLVPWQCGAKIIEQLKPDVYGYAGSNGGPSPAELDALSSVGGELFTLKRRGNAVVESHQRIAPLGRQQGRLLRDLGRAFSADQVIAEVETLRSIKVAVVGETIIDEYAYCDAIGKSGKEPMLVTRFHSCEEQGGGVIAVANHLSEFCDHVEVVSALGEFDRRESFVRAALRPGIRAHFTTKSGSPTIVKRRYLDAYSLAKMMGVYHMNASELQPSDEDAFCAALAGAVGRCDAVVCADYGHGLLTRRGIECLVEGARFLAVNTQLNAANTGFHTISKYRRADYACLHEGELRLDARDLLGDLAEVTARTVRGLGARSVLVTLGRKGTLLVTGDGGSHRCPALAATVLERIGAGDAVLALTSAAAAAGLPPELIGFLGNLAGAQAVSVLGNSASIRKSVLIESVRRLLPRATIPQTAAEQ, encoded by the coding sequence GTGAGCCAGCAGCCTCAGGTCCTGCCCTTTCGTGCGCTTGCCAGGGAGGTATCGCGGCTCAAGCGTCAAGGGCGCCGAGTGGGGCTGGTTCACAGCCTCTTCGATGGGAAGCAGAGCGTCGATCGGCGCTTTTTGTTCGCGCTCGGTTGGTCCAGCGAGATCGTGGTGGCCACGGTGCCGGAGGACCGGGCGATCGACCGGCGCGAACCGGGCTGCCTGTGCGAGCTGGAACGCCTGCAGTACGCCCTGGCCACGGAAGGAATCGATTTCATCGGGCTCGTGCCTTGGCAATGCGGCGCGAAGATCATCGAACAGCTCAAGCCGGACGTGTACGGCTACGCGGGCAGCAACGGTGGACCGAGCCCCGCCGAGCTGGATGCGCTCAGCAGCGTGGGCGGCGAGCTTTTCACGCTCAAGAGGCGAGGCAACGCAGTGGTGGAATCCCACCAGCGCATCGCGCCCTTGGGCAGGCAACAAGGCCGCTTGCTGCGCGACCTGGGGCGTGCCTTCAGCGCAGATCAGGTCATCGCCGAGGTCGAAACGCTGCGCTCCATCAAGGTCGCGGTGGTGGGGGAGACCATCATCGATGAGTATGCTTACTGCGACGCGATCGGGAAGTCGGGCAAAGAACCCATGCTGGTGACGCGCTTCCACTCCTGCGAGGAGCAAGGTGGAGGCGTGATCGCTGTCGCGAACCATCTGTCCGAGTTTTGTGATCACGTAGAGGTTGTCAGTGCGCTCGGGGAGTTCGATCGCCGCGAGTCGTTCGTGCGCGCCGCGCTGCGCCCCGGGATAAGGGCCCATTTCACGACCAAGTCCGGGTCACCGACGATCGTCAAACGCCGCTACCTGGACGCCTATTCGCTGGCAAAGATGATGGGCGTCTATCACATGAACGCGTCCGAGCTGCAGCCTTCGGACGAGGACGCCTTTTGCGCTGCGCTGGCTGGTGCCGTCGGGCGCTGCGATGCGGTGGTCTGCGCGGACTACGGTCACGGCCTGCTGACGAGGCGAGGGATCGAGTGCCTGGTCGAGGGCGCGCGCTTTTTGGCGGTCAACACTCAGCTCAACGCGGCCAACACGGGTTTTCACACGATCTCGAAGTACCGTCGGGCCGACTACGCGTGCCTTCACGAAGGCGAGCTGCGTCTTGACGCGCGCGACTTGCTCGGCGACCTGGCTGAAGTCACGGCCAGAACGGTGCGAGGGCTGGGGGCACGTTCGGTCCTGGTCACCCTGGGTCGAAAGGGGACCTTGCTCGTGACCGGGGATGGAGGCAGCCACCGTTGCCCTGCGCTGGCAGCTACGGTGCTCGAGCGCATCGGGGCGGGTGACGCCGTCCTGGCACTCACCTCGGCGGCGGCGGCCGCGGGCTTGCCACCCGAGCTGATCGGCTTCCTCGGCAACCTGGCCGGCGCGCAAGCCGTTTCGGTGCTCGGCAACAGTGCATCCATCCGCAAGTCGGTGCTCATCGAAAGCGTGCGGAGGCTGCTTCCAAGGGCAACCATCCCACAGACGGCCGCCGAGCAGTAG
- a CDS encoding SDR family oxidoreductase codes for MLVTGGAGFIGSHLTEHLLLDGHEVHVIDDFSTGRRENLANLRGNTPPHIHPLSICDRGRLEPLFKDVDHVYHLAALADIVPSIERPDDYMEANVVGTLRVLQAARKASVPRLVYAASSSCYGMATELPTPETAACRPEYPYALSKYLGEQIVLHWAHVYGVPALSLRLFNVYGTRSRTHGSYGAMFGVFLAQKIAGQPYTIVGDGRQRRDFTHVSDVVRALVMAAKSQLCGQALNVGTGAPVSVNRIVELLGGDAVHIPKRPGEPECTQADVSKIRSLLGWRARVSIEQGVASLLKNIELWRESPVWTPDSIEEATRSWFACLARAGAPVRPARVQGALEATERLRANDARGQA; via the coding sequence ATGCTGGTCACTGGTGGAGCGGGGTTCATTGGCAGCCATCTGACGGAGCATCTACTCCTCGATGGACATGAAGTTCATGTGATCGATGACTTTTCGACAGGGAGACGGGAAAACCTGGCCAACCTGCGGGGTAATACACCTCCGCATATCCACCCACTGAGCATTTGTGATCGTGGTCGCCTCGAACCGCTGTTCAAAGACGTGGACCACGTCTACCACCTTGCCGCCCTCGCTGATATCGTACCGTCCATCGAGCGACCCGACGACTACATGGAGGCGAACGTCGTCGGTACCTTGCGGGTGCTACAAGCTGCCCGCAAAGCGTCCGTGCCGCGTCTCGTCTACGCCGCGTCATCGTCCTGCTACGGGATGGCGACCGAGCTGCCGACCCCGGAAACCGCTGCCTGTCGACCCGAGTACCCTTATGCGCTCTCGAAGTATCTTGGCGAGCAGATCGTGCTTCACTGGGCGCACGTTTATGGCGTTCCGGCGCTTTCGCTTCGCCTTTTCAATGTGTACGGGACCCGCTCGAGAACGCACGGTAGCTACGGTGCCATGTTTGGTGTGTTTCTGGCTCAAAAGATCGCAGGGCAACCCTATACGATTGTCGGTGATGGCCGGCAGCGTCGTGATTTCACCCACGTTTCCGACGTGGTGCGCGCTCTTGTCATGGCCGCAAAGAGCCAGCTGTGCGGGCAGGCTCTCAATGTGGGAACAGGGGCTCCAGTGAGCGTAAACCGCATCGTCGAGCTTCTGGGCGGCGACGCTGTTCACATACCCAAGAGGCCTGGAGAGCCGGAGTGCACACAGGCCGACGTGAGCAAGATCCGGTCACTGTTGGGATGGCGAGCGCGGGTTTCCATCGAACAGGGTGTAGCCAGCCTCCTGAAGAACATCGAGCTCTGGCGCGAGTCGCCGGTGTGGACACCTGACTCCATCGAGGAGGCCACCCGCTCCTGGTTCGCGTGCCTGGCCCGCGCCGGCGCTCCGGTTCGGCCGGCGCGGGTGCAGGGCGCGTTGGAGGCGACCGAGCGACTCCGGGCAAACGATGCGCGAGGGCAGGCGTGA
- a CDS encoding fructosamine kinase family protein translates to MREDLRDAVARSLGSPIQGARGICGGDINEAYSIELADGRSLFLKAHPGAPEHMFATEAKGLRWLAEAAALRVPEVIVHDRSFLVLEKLASAQPCRDFGERLGRGLAALHRFGAEQFGLDHDNFIGSLAQDNRTCPDWPMFYVTRRLEPQLRLAQERNLASARMREGFPRVFERMYELAGTPEPPARLHGDLWGGNLHVDERGQPCLIDPAVYGGHREVDLAMMRLFGGFSPRCFAAYAEAYPLSDGHPRRVALYQLYPLMVHVNLFGGTYVGQVERVLRQLG, encoded by the coding sequence GTGCGTGAGGACCTGCGCGACGCGGTAGCACGAAGCCTGGGCAGCCCGATACAAGGGGCTCGGGGAATCTGTGGCGGAGACATCAACGAAGCGTATTCGATCGAGCTCGCGGACGGGCGCTCCCTGTTTCTCAAGGCACACCCCGGTGCTCCGGAGCACATGTTCGCGACCGAGGCGAAAGGCTTGCGTTGGCTGGCGGAGGCGGCAGCCCTGCGAGTACCCGAGGTCATCGTTCACGACCGTTCGTTCCTGGTACTCGAGAAGCTGGCGTCCGCGCAGCCATGCCGGGATTTCGGGGAGCGGCTGGGTCGCGGGCTCGCCGCCTTGCACCGTTTTGGAGCCGAGCAGTTTGGCCTGGATCACGACAACTTCATCGGTTCGCTAGCGCAAGACAACCGGACCTGTCCGGATTGGCCGATGTTCTATGTGACCCGCAGGCTCGAGCCCCAGCTGCGGCTGGCGCAGGAGCGCAACCTCGCGTCCGCACGCATGCGCGAGGGCTTTCCACGTGTGTTCGAGCGCATGTACGAGCTGGCCGGCACGCCCGAACCGCCGGCTCGTCTGCACGGTGACCTTTGGGGCGGGAATCTGCACGTCGACGAGCGGGGACAGCCCTGCCTGATCGACCCCGCAGTCTACGGAGGCCACCGCGAAGTCGATCTGGCCATGATGCGCCTGTTTGGAGGATTCTCTCCCCGCTGCTTTGCGGCCTACGCCGAAGCCTATCCCCTGAGCGACGGCCATCCTCGCCGTGTTGCGCTGTATCAGCTGTATCCACTGATGGTACACGTAAACCTCTTCGGCGGCACCTACGTGGGGCAGGTCGAACGCGTGCTGCGGCAGCTCGGCTAG
- a CDS encoding low molecular weight phosphotyrosine protein phosphatase produces the protein MVAICFVCLGNICRSPTAEGIMAHLVRGASLEGRIHVDSAGTSAYHVGESADRRSRQIARERGVELTSTARQFVRSDFSGFEYVVAMDRSNLKQLQRLARARAEADKLHLLRSFDPASSDDMDVPDPYYGGAGGFDRVFDICLAGCRGLLDHIVRVHIATGNERA, from the coding sequence GTGGTCGCTATCTGTTTCGTGTGCCTGGGCAACATCTGTCGCTCGCCCACGGCCGAGGGCATCATGGCCCATCTCGTGCGAGGGGCCTCGCTCGAAGGCAGGATACACGTCGACAGCGCTGGCACGTCCGCGTACCACGTCGGCGAATCGGCCGACCGACGCAGTAGACAGATCGCCCGCGAGCGCGGCGTGGAGCTCACGAGCACCGCACGCCAATTCGTGCGCAGCGACTTCAGCGGGTTCGAGTACGTGGTGGCGATGGATCGGAGCAACCTGAAACAACTGCAGCGGCTCGCGCGTGCTCGTGCCGAAGCGGACAAGCTGCACCTGCTGCGCTCCTTCGATCCCGCATCCAGCGACGACATGGACGTGCCGGACCCCTACTATGGAGGCGCCGGCGGCTTCGATCGCGTTTTCGATATCTGCCTTGCCGGTTGTCGGGGTCTGCTTGACCACATCGTGCGGGTGCATATCGCCACGGGCAACGAGCGTGCGTGA
- a CDS encoding L,D-transpeptidase, which produces MYQVPAGALGLLTLIAISSGCDGDSGEPRSTTVLPGARNKTSSAASPGSETPGATPARPVPQPAHRDFPLSGLVTGTRLRVRALPRPEAPVWGWLRRGAAVRLKPDRRRSATCSSGWHELDPRGWVCLGEGIALRSESEPQLESEPQLESGLRSPIEPAYDYYFVKEQAVPEYHRLPSRSEQRAALRFSDRYLQLQRDDTHAAARLLAGELEQEPERPAVVHGLLQRGFFVAAVGVEAREARHFVRTVRGHYVKRASLLPRKGSTFKGMVLDKGNTLPIAWAVRGARPLSLRDSDAGAPELVTDPQARPIARQTRVPWLGRRRIGGQVFHELEGGRYLRFWFVAVAEEVTPPRGVGPGEPWLHVDLSRQTLVLYQGAAPVFATLISSGLAGHETPQGLFTIRAKHVTATMSDLGPDLGDDRYRIEDVPFAQYFQGSIAVHGAFWHGGFGLPRSHGCINLSPADARYVFERTWPQVPRGWHGVASAGAPSRASKVLISR; this is translated from the coding sequence ATGTATCAGGTACCGGCCGGTGCGCTGGGTCTGTTGACCTTGATCGCGATTTCGTCCGGGTGCGATGGCGACAGCGGCGAGCCCCGGAGCACGACCGTCCTACCGGGCGCCCGGAACAAGACCTCTTCCGCCGCGTCGCCCGGAAGTGAGACCCCTGGGGCGACACCGGCTCGCCCGGTTCCGCAGCCGGCTCACCGCGACTTTCCGCTGTCGGGGCTCGTGACGGGGACTCGCCTCAGGGTGCGTGCGCTGCCCAGGCCCGAAGCACCGGTATGGGGCTGGCTGCGCCGCGGCGCAGCGGTGCGTCTGAAACCCGATCGGCGCCGCTCCGCAACCTGCAGCTCGGGCTGGCACGAGCTCGATCCGCGCGGCTGGGTGTGCCTGGGCGAGGGCATCGCCTTGCGGTCCGAATCCGAGCCGCAGCTCGAATCCGAACCGCAGCTCGAATCTGGACTGCGATCCCCTATCGAGCCAGCGTACGACTATTACTTCGTGAAGGAGCAAGCTGTGCCGGAATACCACCGCCTTCCCTCCAGAAGCGAGCAGCGGGCCGCGCTTCGTTTCTCGGACCGCTACCTGCAGCTGCAGCGGGACGACACCCACGCGGCCGCGCGCCTGCTGGCCGGTGAGCTCGAGCAGGAGCCGGAGCGCCCTGCGGTCGTCCACGGGCTGCTTCAACGCGGTTTCTTCGTCGCGGCCGTCGGAGTCGAAGCGCGTGAGGCTCGGCACTTCGTACGCACGGTTCGCGGGCACTACGTCAAGAGGGCGAGCCTGCTGCCCAGGAAGGGGTCGACCTTCAAGGGCATGGTGCTCGACAAGGGCAATACCCTGCCCATCGCTTGGGCTGTGCGCGGAGCGCGCCCGCTCAGCCTTCGTGACTCGGACGCGGGTGCTCCTGAGCTCGTGACCGACCCGCAGGCACGACCCATCGCCCGACAGACGCGGGTCCCCTGGCTCGGGCGCCGCCGCATCGGAGGTCAGGTCTTTCACGAGCTCGAGGGAGGCCGTTACCTGCGGTTCTGGTTCGTCGCCGTCGCCGAAGAGGTAACGCCGCCCCGCGGTGTCGGCCCCGGCGAGCCCTGGCTTCACGTGGATCTCAGTCGGCAGACTCTGGTGTTGTACCAGGGAGCGGCCCCCGTCTTCGCAACCCTGATATCCAGCGGACTTGCCGGGCACGAGACACCACAGGGCCTATTCACGATACGCGCCAAGCACGTGACGGCAACGATGAGCGATCTCGGGCCCGATCTGGGCGACGATCGCTATCGGATCGAGGATGTGCCCTTCGCGCAGTACTTCCAGGGCTCCATCGCCGTTCACGGCGCCTTTTGGCACGGGGGATTCGGCCTGCCGCGCTCGCACGGATGCATCAACCTATCGCCCGCCGATGCCCGCTATGTGTTTGAACGCACGTGGCCGCAAGTGCCACGGGGTTGGCACGGGGTGGCCAGCGCGGGCGCTCCGTCGCGAGCCAGCAAGGTGTTGATCAGCCGCTAG